The following proteins come from a genomic window of Salvia hispanica cultivar TCC Black 2014 chromosome 4, UniMelb_Shisp_WGS_1.0, whole genome shotgun sequence:
- the LOC125219038 gene encoding LOW QUALITY PROTEIN: calpain-type cysteine protease DEK1-like (The sequence of the model RefSeq protein was modified relative to this genomic sequence to represent the inferred CDS: substituted 2 bases at 2 genomic stop codons), with translation MEEEHELILACIISGSLFSVLGAASFSILWLVNWRPWRIYSWIFARKWPNFLHGPQLGILCGLLSLGSWIVVISPVVVLIVWGYWLIVILGRDIIGLAVVMAGVALLLAFYSVMLWWRTQWQSSRAVAILLLLAVGLLCAYELCAVYVTAGAKASDRYSPSGFFFGVSAIALAINMLFICRMVFNGNGLDIDEYVRRAYKFAYSDCIEVGPVACLPEPPDPNELYPRQSRRALHLGLLYFGSLVVLLVYSILYGLTAKESHWLGAITSAAVIILDWNVGTCLYGFKLLKSRVAALFVAGASRVFLICFGVHYWYLGHCISYAVVASVLLGAAVSRHLCVTNSSAARRDALESTVIRLREGFRKKEQNSSSSSSEGCGSSIKCSSSADAGHLGNGTVPSTGDLTSWNHVEGIHSEKGIDSGRPSFALRSTSCRSVVQETEVGPSYVDKSFDHNESLVACSSSGMESQGCESSASNSVSQVLDLNLALAFQEKLNDPRITSLLKKRTGQGELELTNLLQDKGLDPNFAVMLKENGLDPMILALLQRSSLDADTDHRDNTNIAMMDSNSVDNMPSNEISFSEELRLRGLEKWLQLCRLFLHYTTGTPERSWLLFSFVFSIETTIVAIYRPNTINLINSTHQQFEFGIAVLLLSPVVWSIMAFLRSLQSEELSMTSKPRKYGFGAWLVSTSVGLLLSFLSKSSVLLGLSLTVPLMVACLSVGVPIWIQNGYQFQISGGTDAGHAGNHVITRRKEGVILFICMALFTGSLLALGWIISAKPLDDLRYKSWTGDPKSVSSPYASSLYIGWAMASAIALIVTGVLPIVSWFATYRFSLSSAVCIGLFAAVLVSFCGASYMTIVTSRIGQIPTKADFLAALLPLICVPAILSLSSGLLKWKDDSWKLSRGAHIFIIIGLVLLFGAISAVTVIIEPWTIGAAFLLVVLLLVLAIGVIHYWASNNFYLTRFQMLFVCFLAFLLAMAAFFVGWFQDKAFVGASVGYFSFLFLLAGRALTVLLSPPIVVYSPRVLPVYVYDAHADCGKNVSAAFLLLYGIALAIEGWGVVASLKIYPPFAGAAVSAITLVVAFGFAVSRSCLTLEVLFLSXYYHLWSXIFHHMFRSETHSYFMQTRNALSGTYSAPQRSASSAALLVGDPTSARDRAGNFVLPRADVMKLRDRLRNEELTAGSFYSKLKCWRILQNDVTSDVGHRRAMCAHARILALEEAIDTEWVYMWDKFGGYLLLLLGLTAKAERVQDEVRLRLFLDSIGFSDLSAKKIKKWMPEDRRQFEIIQESYIREKEMEEEALMQRRQEEGRGKERRKALLEKEERKWKEIEASLISSIPNAGSREAAAMAAAVRAVGGDSVRDDTFARERVANIARRIRATELSQRAQQTGLSGAVCVVDDEPTTSGRHCGQIDPTLCQTQRVSFSSAVMIQPDSGPVCLLGTEFQRRVCWEILVAGSEQGIEAGQVGLRLITKGDRQTTVAKEWSISSSCIADGRWHIITMTIDADIGEATCFIDGGYDGYQTGLPLNIANGIWEQETDVWVGVRPPTDMDAFGRSDSEGSESKMHVMDVFLWGRCLSEDEIATLPAAVGPGDYNLIDNPDDNWQWADSPPRVEDWESDHAEVDLYDRDEVDWDGQYSSGRKRRSDREGVIVDVDSFTRRLRKPRMETQDEVNQRMRSVELAVKEALLARGEVNFTDQEFPPSDRSLFLDPDNPPSKLQVVSEWMRPKEIVKEKHLDCAPCLFSGTANPSDVCQGRLGDCWFLSAVAVLTEVSRISEVIITPDFNGEGIYTVRFCIQGEWVPVVVDDWIPCESPGKPAFATSRKGNELWVSILEKAYAKLHGSYEALEGGLVQDALVDLTGGAGEEIDMRSSQSQIDLASGRLWSQLLRFKLEGFLLGAGSPSGSDVHISSSGIVQGHAYSILQIREVDGHKLVQIRNPWANEVEWNGPWSDSSPEWTDRMKHKLKHTPQAKDGIFWMSWQDFQIHFRSIYVCRIYPPEMRYPVHSQWRGYSAGGCQDYETWHQNPQFRLRATGTDASLPIHVFITLTQGVSFSRTTAGFRNYQSSHDSQMFYIGMRILKTRGCRAAYNIYMHESVGGTDYVNSREISCEMVLDPDPKGYTIVPTTIHPGEEAPFVLSVFTKSSITLEAL, from the exons ATGGAGGAGGAGCATGAGTTGATCCTGGCATGCATAATTTCAGGGTCCCTTTTCTCTGTTCTTGGGGCTGCTTCCTTTTCTATACTCTGGTTGGTCAATTGGCGGCCGTGGCGCATCTATAG TTGGATATTTGCTAGAAAATGGCCAAATTTCCTCCATGGTCCTCAGCTAGGAATATTGTGCGGCCTTCTTTCCCTGGGTTCATGGATAGTTGTTATTTCGCCAGTGGTGGTGCTTATTGTTTGGGGATACTGGTTGATCGTGATACTCGGGAGAGATATAATTGGTTTAGCTGTTGTAATGGCTGGAGTTGCTCTACTTTTGGCATTTTATTCTGTAATGCTCTGGTGGAGAACACAATGGCAAAGCTCAA GGGCTGTTgcaattcttcttcttctggcTGTTGGGTTGCTTTGTGCTTATGAGCTTTGTGCTGTATATGTTACTGCGGGCGCAAAGGCATCCGACCGATATTCTCCTTCTGGTTTTTTCTTTGGCGTCTCAGCAATTGCCCTAGCAATCAACATGCTTTTTATTTGTCGGATGGTTTTCAATG GCAACGGTCTAGACATAGACGAATATGTGAGAAGGGCATACAAATTTGCTTACTCAGACTGTATAGAAGTGGGTCCTGTGGCGTGCTTACCTGAACCGCCTGATCCCAATGAATTATATCCTAGACAATCAAGAAG GGCTCTACACCTTGGGCTTCTCTATTTTGGTTCCCTTGTGGTTCTGCTTGTATATTCCATCTTATATGGTTTAACGGCCAAGGAATCCCATTGGCTTGGTGCAATTACATCTGCTGCAGTAATTATCCTTG ATTGGAATGTGGGCACATGCCTCTACGGATTTAAGCTTCTTAAGAGTCGCGTTGCCGCTCTTTTTGTTGCTGGGGCTTCTCGGGTCTTCCTAATATGTTTTGGAGTCCACTACTG GTATCTAGGACACTGTATCAGTTATGCAGTTGTGGCCTCTGTGCTTCTTGGAGCTGCTGTATCTCGTCATTTGTGCGTTACGAACTCATCTGCTGCTAGAAGGGATGCTTTGGAGAGTACAGTTATTCGTCTTCGCGAAGGATTTCGTAAGAAAGAGCAGAACTCCTCCTCCAGCTCATCTGAAGGTTGTGGTTCAAGTATAAAATGCAGTAGTAGTGCTGATGCTGGTCACCTTGGTAATGGTACTGTACCTAGCACCGGGGATCTTACTAGCTGGAATCATGTTGAAGGTATCCATAGTGAGAAGGGCATTGATAGTGGAAGGCCTAGTTTTGCGTTACGTAGTACTTCTTGTCGTTCGGTCGTTCAAGAAACTGAAGTTGGGCCTTCTTATGTTGACAAAAGTTTTGATCATAATGAGTCTTTGGTGGCTTGTTCTAGTAGTGGCATGGAAAGTCAGGGATGTGAGTCAAGTGCATCTAATTCTGTGAGTCAGGTGCTGGACTTAAACTTAGCACTTGCATTCCAGGAAAAGTTGAATGATCCGAGGATTACATCCCTCTTGAAAAAAAGAACAGGGCAAGGAGAGCTTGAACTAACAAATTTACTGCAAGATAAAGGACTTGATCCTAATTTTGCTGTGATGCTAAAAGAAAATGGACTGGATCCTATGATCCTTGCATTACTGCAAAGAAGTAGCTTGGATGCAGATACGGATCACCGTGACAATACTAACATAGCTATGATGGACTCAAACAGTGTTGATAACATGCCATCTAATGAAATATCATTCTCGGAAGAGCTTAGATTACGTGGTCTGGAAAAATGGCTACAACTGTGCAGACTATTCTTGCACTATACAACTGGTACGCCAGAGCGCTCATGGCTTTTGTTCAGTTTTGTCTTTAGTATAGAGACCACCATTGTGGCCATTTACCGTCCAAACACAATCAACCTAATAAACTCTACACACCAACAG TTTGAATTTGGTATAGCTGTGCTGTTGTTGTCTCCCGTTGTCTGGTCAATCATGGCCTTTCTTAGGTCACTTCAATCTGAAGAACTGTCTATGACATCCAAACCTAGAAAG TATGGATTTGGTGCTTGGTTAGTAAGCACTTCCGTTGGATTGTTGCTTTCCTTCTTGAG CAAATCATCTGTTCTGTTGGGGTTATCTTTAACAGTACCTTTGATGGTGGCATGCCTATCAGTTGGTGTTCCAATATGGATTCAGAATGGTTACCAGTTTCAGATTTCTGGTGGCACTGATGCAGGTCATGCTGGAAATCATGTCATTACAAGGAGAAAAGAG GgtgttattctttttatttgcatgGCCTTATTTACTGGGTCTCTATTAGCACTTGGTTGGATTATTTCTGCAAAGCCATTGGATGACTTACGCTACAAGAGCTGGACTGGGGATCCAAAAAGTGTTTCGTCTCCCTATGCATCATCCTTGTATATTGGCTGGGCCATGGCATCTGCTATCGCATTGATAGTTACCGGTGTCTTGCCAATTGTATCATGGTTTGCAACCTATcgattttctctctcctctgcTGTATGTATCGGGCTGTTTGCAG CTGTCCTTGTATCATTTTGTGGGGCATCATATATGACGATTGTAACTTCGAGGATTGGTCAGATTCCGACAAAGGCTGACTTTCTTGCCGCTTTGCTTCCATTGATTTGTGTTCCTGCTATCTTATCACTGTCCTCTGGTCTTCTCAAATG GAAAGATGACAGCTGGAAGCTTTCTCGTGGTGctcacatatttataattattggcTTAGTTCTGTTGTTTGGGGCAATTTCAGCGGTTACAGTTATAATTGAACCATGGACG ATTGGTGCAGCATTCCTTTTAGTGGTTCTTCTTTTGGTTCTGGCAATTGGCGTGATTCACTACTGGGCTTCAAATAACTTTTACTTGACACGATTTCAGATGCTATTTGTTTGTTTCCTTGCGTTTCTTTTGGCTATGGCTGCTTTTTTTGTGGGTTGGTTCCAAG ATAAAGCTTTCGTCGGTGCATCTGTTGGTTActtctcatttcttttcttgttgGCTGGAAGGGCACTGACT GTACTTCTTTCTCCTCCCATAGTGGTTTATTCTCCTAGGGTATTGCCTGTATATGTTTATGATGCTCATGCAGATTGTGGAAAAAATGTCAG TGCCGCGTTTCTCTTGCTTTATGGGATAGCACTGGCAATTGAAGGCTGGGGTGTTGTTGCCAGTTTGAAAATTTATCCACCTTTTGCTGGTGCTGCTGTATCTGCTATTACACTTGTTGTGGCCTTCGGATTTGCTGTGTCACGGTCATGCTTGACACTTGAGGTTTTATTTCTATCTTGATATTACCATCT CTGGTCATGAATTTTCCATCATATGTTTAGATCTGAAACCCATTCCTACTTTATGCAGACAAGAAATGCTTTGTCCGGGACGTACTCCGCTCCTCAGAGGTCCGCCAGTTCAGCAGCACTTTTGGTTGGAGATCCTACTAGTGCAAGGGATAGGGCTGGAAACTTTGTGCTTCCCAGAGCAGACGTGATGAAGTTAAGAGATCgtttaagaaatgaagagCTGACTGCAGGATCATTCTACTCCAAATTGAAGTGTTGGAGGATATTGCAGAATGATGTTACCAGTGATGTAGGTCATCGGAGAGCGATGTGTGCTCATGCAAGAATACTTGCCCTTGAAGAAGCTATTGATACAGAATGGGTTTACATGTGGGATAAGTTCGGTGGGTATTTACTCCTTTTGCTTGGTTTGACGGCCAAGGCTGAAAGGGTGCAG GATGAAGTTCGCCTAAGACTATTCCTGGATAGCATTGGTTTTTCAGATCTGAgtgcaaaaaaaatcaagaaatggaTGCCTGAGGATCGTAgacaatttgaaattatacaGGAGAG CTATATAAGAGAAAAGGAGATGGAAGAGGAAGCTCTGATGCAGAGACGCCAGGAGGAAGGAAGGGGCAAAGAAAGGAGAAAAGCCCTTTTGGAGAAGGAAGAGCGCAAATGGAAGGAGATTGAGGCTTCTCTCATATCATCTATTCCTAATGCTGGCAGTAGGGAGGCAGCAGCTATGGCAGCTGCCGTTCGTGCCGTAGGAGGTGATTCAGTACGTGATGACACATTCGCACGTGAAAGAGTGGCAAACATTGCCCGAAGAATACGTGCAACTGAGTTATCTCAACGTGCTCAGCAG ACTGGACTCAGTGGTGCTGTTTGTGTTGTTGATGATGAACCTACAACAAGTGGCAGGCACTGCGGCCAGATTGATCCTACTTTATGTCAGACTCAGAGAGTCAGCTTTTCCTCAGCTGTGATGATCCAGCCTGATTCTGGGCCAGTATGTCTCTTGGGAACTGAATTCCAACGGAGAGTTTGTTGGGAAATTCTTGTAGCGGGTTCTGAACAAGGCATTGAGGCTGGACAAGTTGGCCTTCGGTTGATTACAAAAGGGGATAGACAGACTACTGTTGCAAAAGAGTGGAGTATAAGTTCATCTTGTATCGCAGATGGAAG GTGGCATATTATTACGATGACTATAGATGCTGATATAGGTGAAGCCACTTGCTTTATTGATGGTGGCTACGATGGCTATCAGACTGGACTTCCACTTAATATTGCAAACGGCATATGGGAGCAAGAAACAGACGTTTGGGTTGGTGTTAGGCCACCAACCGATATGGATGCATTTGGAAGGTCTGATAGTGAAGGTTCTGAATCCAAGATGCACGTAATGGATGTTTTTCTTTGGGGAAGGTGCTTAAGTGAAGATGAGATTGCTACCCTTCCAGCTGCCGTTGGTCCTGGAGATTACAACTTGATTGATAATCCTGATGACAACTGGCAGTGGGCTGATTCTCCTCCAAGG GTTGAGGACTGGGAGAGCGATCATGCTGAGGTTGATCTCTACGACAGAGATGAAGTGGATTGGGATGGACAGTATTCAAGTGGGAGGAAGAGGAGATCCGACAGGGAGGGGGTCATTGTAGATGTTGATTCATTTACCAGGAGGTTGAGGAAGCCGAGGATGGAGACTCAGGATGAAGTCAATCAACGTATGCGCTCAGTAGAATTGGCTGTTAAAGAAGCCCTCTTGGCAAGAGGGGAAGTGAATTTTACTGATCAGGAGTTCCCTCCAAGTGATCGTTCGTTATTTCTAGATCCTGACAACCCTCCATCCAAGTTACAG GTAGTTTCTGAATGGATGAGACCTAAAGAAATAGTGAAAGAGAAGCATCTGGATTGTGCCCCGTGCTTATTTTCGGGAACAGCAAATCCTTCCGACGTTTGTCAG GGTCGGTTGGGTGATTGTTGGTTTCTGAGTGCGGTTGCTGTGCTGACTGAAGTTTCTCGAATATCAGAAGTCATTATTACACCAGACTTCAATGGCGAAGGAATTTATACAGTTCGCTTTTGCATTCAG GGGGAATGGGTTCCTGTTGTTGTCGATGATTGGATCCCATGCGAATCACCTGGTAAGCCTGCATTTGCAACCAGCCGGAAGGGGAATGAATTGTGGGTCTCTATACTAGAAAAGGCATACGCCAAGCTTCACGGGTCGTACGAAGCATTGGAAGGCGGGCTCGTCCAAGACGCTCTTGTGGACCTTACGGGAGGTGCTGGTGAGGAGATTGACATGAGGAGCTCTCAGTCTCAGATTGATCTTGCAAGTGGCAGATTATGGTCTCAACTACTACGTTTCAAACTGGAAGGGTTTTTGCTTGGCGCTGGTAGCCCTTCAGGTTCAGACGTCCACATTTCATCCTCTGGGATCGTGCAGGGGCACGCTTACTCTATATTGCAG ATACGTGAAGTAGACGGCCATAAACTTGTCCAGATACGAAATCCTTGGGCAAATGAGGTTGAGTGGAATGGCCCTTGGTCCGATTCCTCGCCTGAATGGACAGATAGGATGAAACACAAGCTCAAGCATACTCCACAG GCGAAGGATGGTATATTTTGGATGTCGTGGCAAGATTTCCAAATCCATTTCAGATCAATATATGTGTGTCGCATCTACCCGCCTGAAATGCGTTACCCTGTCCACAGCCAGTGGCGTGGTTATAGCGCCGGTGGTTGCCAAGACTACGAAACGTGGCATCAAAACCCGCAGTTTAGATTGAGAGCCACTGGTACTGATGCATCATTACCAATCCACGTGTTTATAACTTTAACTCAG GGGGTGAGCTTCTCGAGGACAACAGCCGGTTTCAGGAATTACCAATCGAGCCATGATTCACAGATGTTCTACATCGGGATGAGGATTCTAAAGACCCGTGGCTGCCGTGCTGCCTACAATATCTACATGCACGAATCAGTTGGTGGGACCGATTATGTGAATTCCCGAGAAATATCGTGTGAGATGGTCCTGGATCCGGACCCCAAGGGATACACCATAGTGCCAACAACAATCCACCCAGGAGAAGAAGCGCCCTTTGTGCTCTCAGTGTTCACGAAATCATCAATAACTCTCGAAGCATTATAG